The Rhodamnia argentea isolate NSW1041297 chromosome 7, ASM2092103v1, whole genome shotgun sequence genome contains the following window.
CCCTCCAAGACAAGGCAATCCGCGTGGTATGAAGAGGACGCCGTCCCTCGATGCATCACTCGAGAAGTATTGTCAGCTGTTTGAGTCAAGTTTCAATAGAGAGGCCAAGCACAGCGGTATCGGGACATCTAGAGTCGGAGGACAAGAGAAGATTTCGCCCCGTGAGGTATCTACAAGATCGCTGGCGCGCATTTGTTCCTTACCTGAACTCAAATCTTCCTCTTTTAGGACTGAGAACTCTTCGGTATCTTTTTTTACCGGGACTCCAGTTAGGACTCCCACGGACACTGATGTGAGCAGAGGAAGTAGCTCCGACGCGGCAAGCAATCAGAACTTTAGGTTAGCTTTGGAGAAGTTAGATGTGCATGTAGAAAATGAAGTCGATGACGAGAAGGTAGATCATGGTGAAGATTCTTCGGTCAGTAAAGAAGAGAATCAATTAACGCCCGTTGCCAGTTCTCAAGATATGTGCGACTCAACAGCAGGAGAACGTACGTCTATCGACGAGGATGTCATCGAGCTGGTGCCCTCCATTAAACTAGAAGATACAGATTCCAATCAAAGAAGCCCCGTCCTCGATGGAGTGGAGTCCGATCCTTTGGCCATTTGCTGTCGCGAAACCAGCAGAAGTGACGTGCCGCTGCCGGCAGACAATGATGAAGTTCATCTTGCAAATGCGGAAATCTCGAGTAATCAGCTGGACATGGACTTAATGTATGTTCCTGTGGATGTGAAAGACATCGAGCTGTTCAATTATGTCAAAGATGTCCTAGGCCTCTCTGGATTCGGTGGCAATGAATCCCTGGGAAGATGGCATTCTGGAGACCAACCGGTCGACCCTTTGGTTTACGAAGAAGTCGAGGGTTGCTCACTGCCCAACCTCGAGTCTCTGGAGAACAGCGAAGGCGGTCACTTCGATCACTTAATTTTGTTCGATCTCATCAATGAGGTGTTGGTGGATATCTACCAGAGATCGTTCGGGTACTATCCAAGCCCTCTGTCGTCTCTCTGCCGAGTGCCTCCAATGCCGGAAGGGTTCCGTGTTCTCGAGGAGGTGTGGGCGAGCATAAGCTTCTACACGAGTCTAAGGCCTGAGCTGGATCCGGCGATGGACTATGTGACTGCCAGGGAGCTGGAAAGGCATGACGGGTGGATGAATCTACGGTTCGATAGCGAGTGCGTGGGGCTCGAGCTCGAGGACTTGATCCTGGATGATCTTCTGGAGGAATTGTTCTGCACTTGAACACATTCCAAATTAcacattttttctctcttcctatAAATGTGAAGTTGCTAGCTTAGATCTAACCCGGaagagtgtcgcgacctaaaaaatcaatttttcaggctaatggattatcgggttaattttgatgactaacctaatatggactctcccaagccctaccaaatcgcaactttggttaattagaatgatttaggattcggagtcgccactaaccattttgggtaggttgattagagacctaaataaaaatagcgagatgactattcttatttctacgaaccggagattgtggattcggagacttgattacattaactaatcaaagctaatgccctttcggtaccttaatttcatgaaatgtcCTAGGTTGATAACTCATGCTTGGTTGAATTCACTTTATGCTCAaatgaggtgtttttttttatgttttcgcTTTTTAGATGAATGCATGATATAAATGAGGTGCATGATATCTttaaatatggaatgcaagattagggatattcgaaaatatgcagtagatatgcaaaataaatgaaataatacAAGCATAGATATGCACGAAACAAGAGATATGACAAAAGATAACATgaagatatgcatgagattttttttgtatttttttttaataagatgagatatgcatgaaacCGCATGAGATGACAATGAGCtgatttttgttccttttcttttgaattttcggccaaattaaGAATATCATGATTAGATTCCCttgatcaaaattttcaagataaacttaatgagataaagtttttaagaaactctatcttcctaaatatttaaTTAGATATAGTTTCTAGGAAACCACAccttactaaattttttaggaattcttTTAAGTCTATCGGGAAATTTGAATCAAACAAGATATCGAATCAATcacagaatatcaatccaatcatatAGTCCATGATAACAATCCAGCTAAGTCAAAACATATCAAGCCCCCATCCTCttataattttcgaaaaaaggaacaaaatctAAAGTTGGCTTCTCAAAAAGTAACAAACCGGATCTAAATGGCAATAGATCAAGTCGGCTATCTTTCCCGAATTTTTCTAAACCGGAGGATCGTTCCTGAATGGCAACGGGAAAAATCATTCAAGTTTAAACTCGTTGCCtattaagaaaatgttttcttaattCAGATTTAGTCCTTTTTAGTATTCTGAAAAATATGTCCAATTAAtcccaaaatttcgaaaatcatgacaaaattagggttttaatgcaaaaaaaaagactttcatgaattttcagaaAACCAATGATTCACGCCCCAAAATCAGCGAGCAAAACAGCACGAATCCATGCAAAACAGCATTAAAACTGCAGTAATAACTTACCCTAATGCCTCCGTAAAATTCTGCATGGTTAGATATCATAAAACATGTAAAAGGGGCCTTGATTCGGATAAAACAGCACACCAACAGCGTATAAACAGCATCAAAACAGCATGTCCTAAAAAGTGTAAGGAAGTTACCTTGTATTGCTGAGCAAAAATTCTGCACCAAGCTATCAGCCGAAACGCTCGAAATCAGCTTTATATTAGGCCTGAACAGCAAAGAAAAATCACCTAGAACAGCAACCAAACAATCTCAAAATCTGCGGTAAAATTCTGCGCTGAATTGTAAGTAAACCGAGGCTGGGCAGCACTATTTTGGCACCAAAACAGCAACAAAACAGCGCTGAATAATGGCGAAACGGTGCTGGATTAGTATTAAACAGTCCATGACAGCAGGTGGGTTGCGGCGGCGGCAACGAGACAACGTCGAAGACTTGGGGTTTGGCCGATGGAATCGAGGACCAACAGAGTACCGCCGAACTCTCTCTCACGTCTTTCTCTGAATATTTTCTGAATTGTGCGTCCTCCCCATAACCCTAGGCAtagagatgtatttatagagaaaactagggttttgagttgtagggtttatttaaaccgttagatcaaaagctccaattagatatcgatcgttagatcgaaaattctgatcttgaggagtcctatCGGACTTAGACTcttgcaattttcggccaaatgaatgaggagggagaaatgagctatttttcaatgttttatgagctcgttttgtgattccggactcactttgaccttaactaataaaatgagtcattaattaaggcctttttgcaattttaagagctcaaacggcctgttttgagtccaaaattatagtaaaaaaaatatgcacccTCTTTGGTGACTTTCGaatcgattttaactcggtcgtccgttggaatcatgctcaattgactcaggCCCTAGTTGACATGAAGTACACTTGactgacgaaaattaaatatgcaatgcattgaaaatttattttttgtgagaattatgaataactctcattttatgcttatatgaatgattttctaaaaatcaaaatttaggtgtcaacaaagagAAAATGTCCAAAGTAATTTCCAACTAGATAGTGACAGTCCGCGAAAAACAGAGTGTACGTAAGAGAGACGTTTTTCAAATTGATACTGGAAAAATTCGATCTTCTCATGCCTCTGATAAAGTATGATCTGCGTTGATTAAAAGCGAAGTTATCTCCAAGGGAAACACATGCGGCATTTTGAAGCCAAACATACACAGCATAAGAAAACTTCATAGAAATAAAACATTTGTCGTTCAAGTAAATGAGATTCGCCTTTCTTCTTCAGCTGTCATATCAGTCAGCGATTATGTAGGAGGGATAGAACCATGATAATTAGAAGGAACCTAGCGAGTGTCCAAGGAATTTGATAGTGGAGATATGCCCACTTTAGCAAGACTCCTTGATAGAGCTCTTTCTGCAAATTCCTCCTCCAAGTTTGGTTTTTTCATCACTCAAACGCAGCCAGACTCCTCTTCTCCGGTCCATTCGCAACGAGGATTCCCACAAAACATCTGTGGCTAAACTGGGCTAAACTGAAAAACGACTACTCTGAAAACGAGCCAATGATGACCCTCCATGAATTCGCCTTCATTTGCTTGATGATTTAGAgatcatgttttctttcttgtcGGATAAGAAAGTCGGTTTTTGTATAAtctaaaatttgtttttttcaagaAAGTTTTTGATAAATTCATTAGTTGTTCGCGGTTTAAAAATAGCGTTTCTATAATGAGGTGACATTAATCGACAACTTCATAGATTGATTGGAATGCGTCGGGATAAGGTTGCGCATGATTAACGACAGGTATGTGGCGGATATTTTTTGCCGCTTTTGACGACGGTGAAAAATCTGCCACTGCGAAATCGTCGGAGCCGTCGAGATTGCGGACATTGCGGGACCGACTTTGATCGAAGGCGCTGGAGAGCTCCGGAAAGCACAGGTCTCGAGAAATCGGCAAAAAGCGACACGATAGAGGAAGACGAGGGATAGGGACGCCAGGCAACGTGGACTGGGTTGGGGGGAGAGATCCGGACAAGTGGACGGCGGATCTCCCGTTTCGCTCCTCTCCCCACTCCCTGCGCTATAAATACCGTCGCTGCCCTTTGCTGAGCTTCGTCGTCTCGTCTGGAAGATTCCATAGCTTTGATCGTAAGCGTGCTCAATCTCCGTTTGGTCGTTTGCTTTGCGAATCTGAGATCTGGAAAACATGTCGTCGTGCTGTGGAgggtgagtctctctctctctctctctcgggaacGGATGTAGATGATGCGTTGGTAGACTTCTGAAATGATGCAAACAGATCTCAAATTTGTGATGGTTGGGTTCTTCTTACACGCTGTCGACGGAAATTCTGGCGCTTTTAGATCGTAGGATTTCGCCGCTCGAATTCGATGCGAGGCGGATGAACAGAGCAGCTGCTTGCGTGATGATGATTGGGTGGTCCTAGTTAACTATTTATTAGCCATCTAATTAAGGGAATGGTGATGGTGAAGCAGGTGCAAGATGTATCCGGACATGAGCTACGCCGAGAACAGCAGCAGCGAGACCCTCGTCATGGGCGTCGCTGCGCCTGAGACAACGTATGTGCTCCTGATCTTCcttctctgttctttttcttagtTAATCCCATCTTAAGAGGGAGAGACATCAATTTGCGAACTTTTTCTTGCCCGATGCAGTGAAAAGATGGAGGGAGGAGAGGTGGGCTTCGCGGGAGCGGAGAACGGGTGCAAGTGCGGGTCCAACTGCACCTGCGACCCCTGCACCTGCGACACTGAGATAACGTATGTGCTCCAGATCTTCCtcctctgttctttttcttagtTAATCCCATCTTAAGAGGGAGAGACATCAATTTGTGAACTTTTTCTTGCCCGATGCAGTGAGAAGATGGAGGGAGGAGAGATGGGCGGCGCGGGAGAGGAGAACGGGTGCAAGTGCGACCCCTGCACCTGCGACCCCTGCACCTGCAAATGAAAGTCTCTGAGCCGCTGCCACCGCGGCCGCCGCCCACCTGGCCCTAATCCCGGAAGCTAGAcaagaagaaagagggagaaaTAAGAAGCAGCTTTGTGTTTGTTGTAGTTATCGTGTCGCGACCTCTGTAACTCAGCTGTAAAGGGGAGGTGTATCTTGTTTGTGTAAATGCATAACTAGTGCGTATCTGTCTGTTTTAGCCGACTTAGTTCCTCTATTCTCTGCTCTTCTGCTTCTCTTCCTCTATTCTCTTCTGCAAATATTTCTCTTGCATAAGATAAACGACCGAGGCAGAGTCGAAACGCTGTGTAGTGCGCGTCCTCTTTCTGTTCAAGCGTTGCTGCTACATTTTAGGGTGGTGACGGAGAGATTATCACTCCACATCCCCATTGAAGAAGAGTGTAGAAGGATAGAGTTCACGCCGGCAACGCATTAAACATTCGAAGGGCCTGCCTCTGTCGAGGGTTTATAGGAACTGCAGATGGCTCTGGAATTATGAAAGAAATAGGACTATAACCTTCAATAAGATGGTCCACACACACTGCTTTGCCATCACCGTCTTCCCATTCCTCGTTTATCTCCTCCGCCTGCAAATTCGATGAAAGCTCAAACATCGCGCGCTCAGGTTGTCAGCCATGGTGATGAAGCTCGGAGCTTGTGCCCATGGTAGCACCGGATCATAGCCCGAGCCTCACGACTCTGTGAAGATTGATTacggagaaaaagaaagatagattCGTATTCACACATATGAGAATTATATAGGAACAAGAATAATCTTGGATTCCCTTTCGAAAAAATGGGAATATGTTTCTTTGGAATAATAAGATTATTCCAATACTCGTGAAGAAAGAAACGTAATAAATGCAAAGAAGAGGCATCTTTCACCCACCCAGTAGCAAAGGGTTTGAACCAAGATTTCTAGATGGATGTGATAGGACATTATTACATCCAACACATAAtctaaatgtgaaaatttgtcctctaaaaaaggaaatatggaATGATCGTTGGAGGTTGAAGCGCACGGCTATGGCTGCTCTAAAGCTGAGCTCGAAGCTCGTGGCCATCGTGCAAATCTGGATCAAGCGGCGAGGGAAGAGAAGGGGTCAACGGGCAGGGAAGGGGATGCTGATGCGGTGTCGGACAGTGATTTGTGGTGGAACTTGGAAGATGGAGGAGGTCCGGTGGGAGACGTTTTCTTGTGGAAGGGGCAAATTGGTTTTTCTAAAAGCAGGCACCGGCGTGGACTAAAGggggatgtcacaaaaaaattctaattggtaggtgtaataaaaaaatttacattgatatttatgtaataaatttaattcaaattatttttttgactcaaaaattgataaatttactcgaaagtaaatttttttaccataaaaaatttggaacggatataattatgacaaaagagtaaaaatttcaaattagtaaatTACTACATATCATTCAATTCAACAAtttaatagtaaaatttaacaaaaaattaataatgtaaatttatcataaatatattaatttgggggTGAATTCGTCACAATgtattagtttaaaatttttttgtggtcaaaacattaatttggggtaaatttttcatacgTGCATCAACTTacgattttttgtgataaaaaagataaatttatcaaaaatgtatcattttggatttttcgtgatattagtTCCAAACTAAAAGTATTATTCTCGTCCGATGAAAATTGAGGTATAAGGCACGTATGTGGAATTttctctaaaaatttaaaatttagtgAGGGTATAATATaataacatgaaaatttttaaattagtACGTTTATGtcggaaaaaattatcaaaagagttctaaatttattgcacttataccaattcagtcatgagttttttttgctgattaagTTCTAAACTCGTTGCTGCTGTTGGCCACTTTGTTTGGCCACTATTTTTCTTGTATAGCTGCATGTATAGGTTATACAGGCTCCGCTTTGTGTTTTGTTGCCGCTACCTTTTGTAGCTCTTTGTTTTTATGTTTCTACTAACTCGAGTTGCCCACTATGGTAGTGTGCATCGGAGGTTTAGTTTGTAATTAGCGCTTTTCCAATCTATATATATCttacttttacaaaaaaaaaaaaaaaaaaaaaatttggtctctaaccaattttgaccggcgGGCTCTGACATGGACATTAGTCATCTAGCAAtatattgtttttattttttattcttttcttttccttttctatcttctttattttcttccatGTTTTTTCTCTCGCGGTCCTGAAGTCCCTCTTCGTCCCCTTGCTACGCCAAAACCacataacaaaaaaacaaaaaaaacaataagCAAAATCGATCGACGAGGTCAGATTGAAGAAACCACAACCGGAGATAGAGAGGAGGAAACAGCTCTTTGAGAGAGGTCTAGACTcacacattggagaattaagcTTGATTGGCCATGGCGTTCGATTTGAGAGGGCAAAGATTGAAAGAGTGTGGAAGACGAAGGCAATGGTTATGTGAAGGGAGACGGGTTTGAGGTGACATTGGCCCCGCAACggcaaggctcggcctcgccaTGGTTGCGGGAGGTGGCCGTCGCCGGCCCCTAGCGAGGTGACCTCACCGGCTGGCCAAAGGAAGATgatggcaaaaaaataaagaagaaagaaaaagtaaaaaaagcaataaagaaaataaaaaatcgaac
Protein-coding sequences here:
- the LOC115749698 gene encoding uncharacterized protein LOC115749698, with translation MGKHVRSKSAQLHLENHQQGCMWSILHGLKYHQWHYVKKRLPHVRQGGGRHSAGNGSTESSMNAHHTDRSPEYTNADGESSQKKREFSPAAKVSVKARIKALISEEKYRRKGRHRRSCTSPAHLQLVKASSNHHPGSGSCRHGSSHDHFDMHRMQPMQKGEHSQEKSENYEQTLPQDNVLIERCDATYDLDHRAHNGTDGSDCRPGIFPDPLDRNDLDKELVLKVLQDKGSFSARHFDGQNAVSLKMGSSRSGTSPVSNHSGEDVLAPSTSRNKEEEECSKSKLGSLGQDTRLVESDASVSVPVLFLKKQGKNHVVSRRFKNLKKKLKHVMKASRNEKHRIAMDGILDKIPQDHERSMEIKQDVIRKWKDVVSERDYTSPPRQGNPRGMKRTPSLDASLEKYCQLFESSFNREAKHSGIGTSRVGGQEKISPREVSTRSLARICSLPELKSSSFRTENSSVSFFTGTPVRTPTDTDVSRGSSSDAASNQNFRLALEKLDVHVENEVDDEKVDHGEDSSVSKEENQLTPVASSQDMCDSTAGERTSIDEDVIELVPSIKLEDTDSNQRSPVLDGVESDPLAICCRETSRSDVPLPADNDEVHLANAEISSNQLDMDLMYVPVDVKDIELFNYVKDVLGLSGFGGNESLGRWHSGDQPVDPLVYEEVEGCSLPNLESLENSEGGHFDHLILFDLINEVLVDIYQRSFGYYPSPLSSLCRVPPMPEGFRVLEEVWASISFYTSLRPELDPAMDYVTARELERHDGWMNLRFDSECVGLELEDLILDDLLEELFCT